Part of the Zingiber officinale cultivar Zhangliang chromosome 8A, Zo_v1.1, whole genome shotgun sequence genome, ACCTTCAGTATCTTCACCGCCCTGATGCTCGATCTGAACGCCCTGATCAAGCGTTCGCTCGCGTAGAGGATCAACGGAACCGCCAGGTACATCCATGTCTGCAGAGCACGGTGTTCGGAATGGAGTCAGTAGATGCGAGAACAGGGGAAAGAAGAGATTGCTCGCTTTGTTTCAGGGTGCGCACCGTTCGCTTGTACCATTTCTTGGTAAGGTAGAGGAAGTAGCCATGGACGATGAGGAGCACGTAGACGACGACGAAGAGGTGGTGCGAGTACCAGAAGGCGTTGTAGCCGGTGAGGCGGTGGAAGGGCTTGGGCAACCGGACGCGGCCTCGCCGGAAGTAGGGCGTGGCCAGGGTGAAAGCCACGGCCATGAGCACCACCATGACGATGCCCGTCCACCCCTCCGTCCCCTTCACGAACCACCAGTAATTGTCCGGCCGCTGGTCGCCGAAGAAGTCCGTCATCGAGCTGTAATACTTTTCGTCGCTTGCGTGGAGCAGCCTCGGGAAGTCGCACGTCAGGTGAGAGATCACGTGCAGCCCGACGCCGACGGTGATGCCGACGGCGATCACCTTGTGGAAGTTGAGGTTGTCGTCGAAGGGGAGGACGCGGCCGAGGCGGGTCCGGGTGCGGAGCCAGGTGATGGTGTTGCGGCAGACTGGGAGGAGGATGAgcgccatgttgaacttgagggtCTCCGCGCCGCCCTTGGCCACGCACACGCAGGCGCCCATGATGTCGTACACCGCCCGCCGCCGGTACTGCACGTACTTCCAGGCGAAGAGGCCGGCGCAGATGCAGAGCCACAGCGCCATCACCCACACCCGCTGCCAGTTATCCTCCATGAAGTACCGGAACCGCTGGTACCACCGCCGAAGCAGGCTCTCCTCCTTCGCTGGTCGAAGCTTCTGGCTCAGTAGCTGGCTCAGGTTCCGGCTGTTCGTCGTCCCGATCTGCATCGACTGGCTCGGCATTTGCAGCAGCAGCATCTCCAGATTGTATATCTGAAATTCCACACTCCATCAGCGAAACCGGACAGATTAAATTCATCTGGTCTGCGATGGAATCGCTTACCTCGATGTAGCCGAGGTTGTCGGGGTCCAACTCCTCCATGATCAGGGCGGCGTACTCCGCCGCCTGTTCTTGGATCGTCGACAGCTTGTTGGCCGATGCGCTCAGCGAGATCAGCTGTTGAATTATTCAAATTAGTCGTGAGTTTAGCTGATctttaaaaaaaagagagattagaaATTGAGTTAATCACCTCCTTGACCTCTTCCTCTGTGATCCTTCCGTCGAGGTCCTTGTCCAACCTGCTCGGCAGATCACGTTGATTAGTCGCAAGATTcagtttttttgtttatttattaattaCGGTAAGAAATCGTACATGTCGAAGAAGGTTTGGAGCCGAGAATCGAAGCTCTGGTCGGCGATTTGATCCCAGAACTCTCGCAGCTCATCCTTGGTGATCTCATTGCCGGCGATCCTTCGCCTCCTCGCCAGCGCGTCGAACAGTTCCCCGGCGAACTCGTTCGACTCCTTCATGCCGATGCACTGTCCGAACCGGGAGCGGTGGAGTCGCCCGTCGACGGCGAGCTCCTCGAAGCGCTTCTCGACGGCCGGCCACCCCGCGGCGCCGGTAGCCTTGGTGATGAACTTGAGCCGCTTCAGCGCGTGGGCCGCAGCGGACTTGGACCGGTCGATGGGTGCTGCGGCCGGCCGCTTTGTCAGCGACGCGAGCCGGAGGAGCTTCTGGGACACCTGCCGGAACCTCGACGACGCGGAGAATGAGGCCGACCGCCTCTCCAGCGTCCGCGCCAGCAGCGACATCTCCGAGTCCTCCTCCGCTCCGCCGGCCGGCTTGACGCTATGCACCGCCACCGCGTCGTCGCGCACGTCCAGGGTGATCTCCACGTAGTCTCCCTCATCGACGCCGGCGGCGGAAGAAGAGAGGCTGAAGCGGGCGCTCTTGCGGCTGCTGCTGTTGCTGCTGCCGATGCCGCCACGCTTGCCGAGAGGGCCACTGAATCCGACGCCGTCCGTCTTGCCGGCGTCAGTTTCCCGGTAATCATCGTCGGTTCCCATCACAGCTTCAATCGATACCgaggaaagagaagaaaaacGAATCCAATCAAAGTAAAGATTGTTCTTTTGCCTATGGAGCCGATTCAATCGACGTGATATATATGCACATGGTGAAGAAAGAGGCCGCGGATGACgtgggggagagagagaggaggtAGGTGAGGACAAGGAACAATAAGCGAGGAAGAAGGTTGTGATTTTGGTTTGACCAAGACGAGTAAACGGAAGGAAGGCGAATTTGACGCCATTGACATTTGTGGCTTTACTTTTCTCATTTCTTTTTTTCGGATATTAGAAATTTCAAATACAACGACTATTATGATTTGATCGACCATGATATATGATCACTTAATTAATGTTTAATActtttcatcatactttttccgttattattattattattattaataaatgtGTTCAACCGTTTGTAGCATTAGTTTTAGGCTCTTGTTAGCAATagagtaaaaattaaaaataaactattTTATTGACTTCATCTCTTTGTTTTACCTTAATGCATTTTCCTCACTTTTACTTAGGTCGAACTGTAAAGTCTAAAGTTTTGAGATAGTTTGGATCACTATTTGAaagattataatttttaattcgtTTTGAATCACAGGACCTATGATTTAGGTTTTCCCGTATAACTCAATCTTAAACCTAAAAAtgatcatttaaatttttttcataggCTCTAAAAATTTGTAGTCTTTTATTATCTTTTAgagtttataattaaaattatgttcATCTTTAGAACTACTTAAACCATTTGAAGAGTTAATTTGAGGAGAGTTGATCAATAATCTTTTTTGCCACTTATTCCTTAAAAATGCATGTTttggatatctattttttttattattttgctgaatcaatagatttaaaaaaaattattttcgacATTCAAGTTATCTGCTATGTCGCTTGCTCTTGCTTAGAGCATGTCACTTAGAGGAATAAATAAAACTATAAGAATTTGAATCTTACTAGGGATGGATATTCACAAAACATCttaattataaacaaaaattGATTTTACATGAATCCCTTTATAAATAAAAGTCATATGGAATTGAAGTAGAGTATAATTTTATTGGCTTGAAAATTATATTCTTTTTTAACACCATACGTACACTAACAAAATAAATGGTCGAGATTTGAGTGGAACAACGTAGAAGTTCAACTTTCGGCCAGGAATCTTAAGCAGCAACATCATCGCCTGAAGAGCAATATTCAGTTTATTTCCTTATCAAAAATAGTTGCTAATTGACTCATTTTATCCTCtgtttttttaactttttttatttATGAGCTTTTCAATTATGCGTGTGAAGAGAACCGGGCCAAGGTCCGTACCGTTAGAGTTGTGCCCCAGTTAGCTAATTTGACTTTATGCTAACGCGCCTTCACCGGTCTTGTTTCCCATGGTGGTTTTTCGCTCGGTGGAGGCCTACCAACCTAATTTAgtctttcttctttccttttccTGGTTTCATCAGATCCAATTTGCGTGTTTTGATTGAAttgcattttattttatttttccaaatttTATAGACTCAATGATGGTGGTAATGAATTGATTAAGAACACTCAACGTTATTTAAGTCTTGCTAAAGTGCTATGAATTCATCAAAGGACAATTATACTCACACGAGTTCTAAGAATCCATTACCTTCTTATTGTAATTGGACCGATTCGATCGGTTCATCAAATCGTAAGTCCAAGAGTTAGTTTGATCCGCTCGAATTGGCTTATTTCGTGCAAATTGCAACTCAAACCTAGTTGAACCTAAAAAAATCTATGGATTGAGGGTTTAAGTCATCGGTCAATGAATTATGTATTTTCACATGGTCTCTTTATTCTAAAGCATGGTAAAAACTAATTTAattgtctttttttttctaaatttgctAGAATTTAGATATATTCCATTTTTTAAAAAGTTGTTGtcgaaaaatttattttaagtgaatATATATAACAATAACATTTAGAGATATTAAAATCAACCGAAGAGAAACAAAGGAAGATTCAAAGATTTGGTGGCTGTGGCACTTGCGAGCCCACGGTTTTGTGTAGGAGGGAACAAAAACGATGTCTTTAGTCTTGCACTTTTATCTTTCTTTGGTCAACGACTTGGGTTTTATACTTGTATAAGGGCAAAAATCAAAGGGCTTCATATTTTAGGGTTTATACTTAACCTCTGCCTAATCTCATGTGATTTGACCCTAATTAGCTTATGTCTGACATAGGGACGGAGTTAGAATATTAGTTTAGCATAGAcaaatttggattaaggtttacatttcccttaattccataagaaaatgtcgaattctaAATTTGGCATTATTCTTGCATCTctcaaatgtgtcaatttaaattagatttactttcttaaattttgacacattttactctttcaaagagtaacactaataattcttctcattttcaaaggttagtaaaaccttgaaaatgctctccaagcgtcaacttcatcaaggttgggttgattacccttccaattagagttgacactctctaaactcatctagggtgtagagaatatgctcctaggaacccaaaatctattggtactccttggatgctctaggtactcaataagaatgacttccctagataccttcctaaggacctttctaggcttcttagaaatcttggtcacttctactaggtcactcctagggataacttcccttgtaaccttctttgtgactttatttagCTTTTTTGGAGCATTAGTCACCcttactagatcaactttagggatgacttcccttatgaccttctttgtgactttgttagacttcttagaagtcttagtcatattggtcttgccaaaagaacctttagggattcctttcctagtatccttgacttgacctttacacctagggttggtcacatggctatatggaaccctatgaaaagaagtcacatccttcttgactttaggtttgtatctcaaacctctatagccattggatagctcttgtctaacttttcctaggttatgctcattttgaaccctaagcatgttttccattattgctaaggtcctttctaaattatcaagtcttgtcctcaaaacttggttttcactccataaatccttagatttt contains:
- the LOC122009695 gene encoding respiratory burst oxidase homolog protein C-like, with the protein product MGTDDDYRETDAGKTDGVGFSGPLGKRGGIGSSNSSSRKSARFSLSSSAAGVDEGDYVEITLDVRDDAVAVHSVKPAGGAEEDSEMSLLARTLERRSASFSASSRFRQVSQKLLRLASLTKRPAAAPIDRSKSAAAHALKRLKFITKATGAAGWPAVEKRFEELAVDGRLHRSRFGQCIGMKESNEFAGELFDALARRRRIAGNEITKDELREFWDQIADQSFDSRLQTFFDMLDKDLDGRITEEEVKELISLSASANKLSTIQEQAAEYAALIMEELDPDNLGYIEIYNLEMLLLQMPSQSMQIGTTNSRNLSQLLSQKLRPAKEESLLRRWYQRFRYFMEDNWQRVWVMALWLCICAGLFAWKYVQYRRRAVYDIMGACVCVAKGGAETLKFNMALILLPVCRNTITWLRTRTRLGRVLPFDDNLNFHKVIAVGITVGVGLHVISHLTCDFPRLLHASDEKYYSSMTDFFGDQRPDNYWWFVKGTEGWTGIVMVVLMAVAFTLATPYFRRGRVRLPKPFHRLTGYNAFWYSHHLFVVVYVLLIVHGYFLYLTKKWYKRTTWMYLAVPLILYASERLIRAFRSSIRAVKILKVAVYPGNVLTLQVSKPQGFKYRSGQYIFVNCAAVSPFQWHPFSITSAPQDDYISVHIRTLGDWTRQLKAVFSQVCQPPMGGKSGLLRADFDDNSSNGLAPSFPRVLIDGPYGAPAQDYKKYEVVLLVGLGIGATPFISIVKDIVNNMKELDSLMLGQEGGGSGGDAERDISRASTSMSTSSSSFKTRRAYFYWVTREQGSFEWFRGVMNDVAETDKKGVIELHNYCTSVYEEGDARSALITMLQSLHHAKSGVDVVSGTRVKSHFARPNWRSVYKRIALNHRDKRIGVFYCGAPTLTKELQHLAQDFSHKTTTKFEFHKENF